In one window of Candidatus Avedoeria danica DNA:
- a CDS encoding M20/M25/M40 family metallo-hydrolase, protein MPRTGTDPALSRPPGAERRTDAQPQAPRSLAQQPVPGPIGSLFATSPLAVITTTVTISNNLDAPHVVGVAVDPVGGDNAWPVRSGPGRLLQPGASARVPVTVEVPIAAVDGMRMAARLYVRAATETDAPVTVEERTLYAWAGGDMTRVTPNAGATYVGCRGDLDSDGLVHPYEVDVVASRFAARRGEGGYDPTLDFDHDGRIGAADVQAVAGRAGRRCGPLEAVDSAALREAVAIEPIRGHLEALQAAADANAGNRAAGTAGYDASVRYMAAVLEDAGYRDVRSAFERLRAVEPLPAVIEVHSPDAVALVPGIDFRQAAFSGGGEVTADIVPVDVTVPPAPESSSTSGCEREDFDGFPRGAVALMQRGTCNVSQKALNAVSQGAVAAFIFNEGQPDRTDPFPITLGPSVFAIPVFATRFGVGEAIVRHVRSGTTVRVHIKAEAAAAIDREDNIVAEWPFSDDDSVVMIGAHLDSVRSGPGINDNGSGAAAVVEIARQVARLDLRPRHRLKFALWGAEEVGGWGARRYLERLSPTEHHRIIAYLNFDMIGSVNPMRDVYPATNAPDGSDELSALFGRWFQSRGVPYEETPIVGSLDSDAFDWVGIPASGLFTGHNMMMTPEQASRYKGTAGAPMDPCYHAPCDTITNINLSILDEMADAAAHATWSAANTKLLALTSRRALPLPSQPGRQALEAAQPSIDARVNEPAGARPMAGMQPSASVAQLPDEVIAVAVDTAGMAASEVTLSYDPLALAIMRVESGDFVPQNSLVLGPVLAPGVISFGSAGADVSTTGTGRIAHIRFRRLRGSGPPVFRIDHGATGTYDAAGTRLPAPATVRLAGAAVTGVWLPWGGMGR, encoded by the coding sequence ATGCCCCGCACGGGGACCGACCCGGCATTGAGTCGCCCGCCTGGCGCCGAGAGGCGAACCGACGCCCAGCCGCAGGCGCCGCGCTCGCTCGCCCAACAGCCTGTGCCGGGTCCGATCGGCAGCCTCTTCGCCACGTCGCCGCTGGCGGTGATCACGACGACGGTCACGATCTCGAACAACCTGGACGCCCCGCATGTCGTCGGCGTCGCGGTCGACCCGGTGGGCGGCGACAATGCGTGGCCGGTTCGCAGCGGGCCCGGACGCCTGCTCCAGCCCGGAGCCAGCGCGCGGGTGCCCGTCACCGTTGAAGTGCCGATCGCGGCGGTGGACGGCATGCGCATGGCGGCCCGCCTGTATGTCCGGGCGGCGACGGAAACGGATGCGCCGGTGACGGTCGAGGAACGGACGCTGTATGCCTGGGCCGGCGGCGACATGACGCGCGTCACGCCCAACGCGGGTGCCACGTACGTCGGCTGCCGGGGCGATCTCGATTCCGACGGCCTCGTGCACCCGTACGAAGTCGACGTCGTCGCCTCGCGCTTCGCGGCGCGCCGCGGCGAGGGCGGGTACGACCCGACGCTCGACTTCGATCACGACGGCCGCATCGGCGCGGCCGACGTGCAGGCGGTCGCCGGGCGTGCCGGACGGCGCTGCGGACCGCTCGAGGCGGTCGACTCCGCGGCGCTGCGCGAGGCGGTCGCGATCGAACCGATCCGTGGGCACCTGGAGGCGCTGCAGGCCGCGGCGGACGCGAACGCCGGCAACCGTGCGGCCGGCACGGCCGGGTACGACGCCTCCGTGCGGTACATGGCGGCCGTGCTCGAGGACGCGGGCTATCGGGACGTGCGCAGCGCGTTCGAGCGCTTGCGTGCGGTCGAGCCGCTGCCGGCCGTCATCGAGGTGCATTCGCCCGATGCCGTCGCGCTGGTGCCAGGGATCGACTTCCGGCAGGCGGCCTTCTCGGGCGGCGGCGAGGTCACGGCCGACATCGTGCCCGTCGATGTCACGGTTCCCCCGGCTCCCGAGAGCAGCTCGACGAGCGGCTGCGAGCGCGAGGACTTCGACGGCTTCCCCCGCGGCGCCGTGGCGTTGATGCAGCGCGGCACGTGCAATGTCTCCCAAAAGGCCCTCAACGCGGTGTCACAAGGCGCCGTCGCGGCCTTCATCTTCAACGAGGGCCAGCCAGACCGCACCGATCCGTTTCCGATCACGCTCGGGCCGAGCGTGTTCGCGATCCCGGTCTTCGCGACGCGCTTCGGCGTTGGCGAGGCGATCGTGCGGCACGTGCGCTCCGGCACGACGGTGCGCGTCCACATCAAGGCGGAAGCGGCGGCGGCGATCGATCGCGAGGACAACATCGTCGCCGAATGGCCGTTCAGCGACGACGATTCCGTCGTCATGATCGGCGCTCACCTGGACAGTGTCCGGAGCGGACCGGGCATCAACGACAACGGTTCGGGCGCCGCGGCGGTCGTGGAGATCGCCCGACAAGTCGCCCGACTCGACCTACGGCCGCGGCACCGCCTGAAGTTTGCGCTCTGGGGCGCGGAAGAGGTTGGCGGATGGGGCGCACGGCGTTACCTCGAGCGCCTCTCGCCGACGGAGCACCACCGGATCATCGCGTACCTAAACTTCGACATGATCGGGTCCGTCAACCCGATGCGGGACGTCTACCCGGCCACGAACGCGCCCGATGGCAGCGACGAGCTCTCCGCGCTCTTCGGCCGCTGGTTCCAGAGCCGGGGAGTGCCGTACGAGGAGACGCCCATCGTCGGCTCTCTCGACTCCGACGCTTTCGATTGGGTGGGCATCCCGGCCAGCGGGCTGTTCACCGGTCACAACATGATGATGACGCCGGAGCAGGCCAGCCGCTACAAGGGCACGGCCGGCGCGCCGATGGACCCGTGCTATCACGCGCCGTGTGACACGATCACGAACATCAACCTGTCGATCCTGGACGAGATGGCCGACGCCGCCGCCCACGCGACGTGGTCGGCGGCGAATACCAAACTGCTTGCGCTCACGAGCCGTCGAGCGCTGCCGCTCCCTTCACAGCCGGGCCGCCAAGCGTTGGAGGCCGCGCAGCCATCGATCGACGCTCGTGTGAACGAACCGGCCGGCGCCCGGCCCATGGCGGGCATGCAGCCCTCGGCCTCCGTCGCCCAGCTGCCCGACGAGGTGATCGCAGTGGCCGTCGACACCGCCGGGATGGCCGCCTCCGAAGTGACGCTGTCCTATGACCCGTTGGCGCTCGCGATCATGCGCGTCGAGAGCGGCGACTTCGTGCCGCAGAACAGCCTCGTCCTCGGCCCCGTCCTCGCGCCCGGAGTGATCTCGTTCGGATCGGCTGGTGCCGATGTGAGCACGACCGGCACGGGGCGCATCGCCCACATCCGCTTCCGCAGGCTGCGCGGCTCGGGCCCGCCGGTCTTCCGCATCGATCACGGCGCGACCGGGACGTACGACGCCGCGGGGACCCGGCTCCCGGCACCGGCCACGGTCCGGCTGGCGGGCGCGGCCGTCACGGGGGTGTGGTTGCCGTGGGGAGGGATGGGGCGCTGA
- the nuoF gene encoding NADH-quinone oxidoreductase subunit NuoF: MPEQHVVLRHRAIPNLDRLDVYVANGGYAQLKRAVTQMTPAEVIDLVKLSGLRGRGGAGFPTGLKWSFVPAGIDKPRYVVVNNDESEPGTFKDHEITLSNPHQFIEGAAIAAYAIGARDVYIYSRGEFWDEMAHLKACIAEARAAGHLGPNLHGTDYGVEVHVTPGAGAYICGEETALLNSLEGELGQPRLKPPFPAVAGLYACPTVVNNTETLANVPQILERGAEWYKAIGTEKSPGTKIISVSGHVTRPGNYEVPLGTPFAEVLAMAGGVWQGRAMKALLPAGASAPVLSADVAMGMNCDWESVAATGSILGSASFIVLDETTDMAWVAYKTVRFFQHESCGKCSPCREGTFWMKRILTRVVNGEATAADIPLLGDVVRQIDSKCFCPLGEFALSAPRSTLAQFEGDYRAHVDATQP, translated from the coding sequence ATGCCCGAGCAACACGTCGTCCTGCGCCACCGCGCCATCCCCAACCTGGATCGCCTCGACGTCTACGTCGCGAACGGCGGCTATGCCCAACTGAAGCGCGCCGTCACGCAGATGACGCCGGCCGAGGTGATCGACCTCGTGAAGCTGAGCGGGCTGCGCGGCCGCGGCGGGGCCGGCTTTCCGACCGGGCTCAAGTGGTCGTTCGTGCCGGCCGGGATCGACAAGCCGCGTTATGTCGTCGTGAACAACGACGAGAGCGAGCCGGGGACATTCAAGGACCACGAGATCACGCTCTCGAATCCGCATCAGTTCATCGAGGGCGCCGCGATCGCCGCGTACGCCATCGGGGCGCGCGACGTCTACATCTACAGCCGCGGCGAGTTCTGGGACGAGATGGCCCACTTGAAGGCTTGTATCGCCGAAGCGCGCGCGGCCGGTCATCTCGGGCCGAACCTGCACGGCACGGACTACGGCGTCGAGGTCCACGTCACACCCGGCGCCGGCGCCTACATCTGCGGCGAAGAGACGGCGCTGCTGAACTCGCTCGAGGGCGAGCTCGGCCAGCCGCGCCTCAAGCCGCCGTTCCCGGCGGTTGCCGGCCTGTACGCCTGCCCGACCGTCGTGAACAACACCGAGACGCTGGCGAACGTGCCGCAGATCCTCGAGCGCGGCGCGGAGTGGTACAAGGCGATCGGCACGGAGAAGAGCCCCGGCACGAAGATCATCAGCGTCTCGGGCCACGTGACGCGCCCCGGCAACTACGAGGTCCCGCTCGGCACGCCGTTCGCCGAAGTGCTGGCGATGGCGGGCGGCGTCTGGCAGGGGCGGGCGATGAAGGCCCTCCTGCCCGCCGGCGCCTCGGCGCCCGTCCTGTCGGCCGACGTCGCCATGGGCATGAACTGCGACTGGGAGAGCGTCGCCGCCACGGGCTCGATCCTCGGATCGGCCAGCTTCATCGTCCTCGACGAGACGACGGACATGGCGTGGGTGGCCTACAAGACCGTCCGCTTCTTCCAGCACGAGTCGTGCGGCAAGTGCTCGCCGTGCCGCGAGGGGACGTTCTGGATGAAGCGGATCCTCACCCGCGTCGTGAACGGCGAGGCGACGGCCGCCGACATCCCGCTGCTGGGCGATGTGGTCCGCCAGATCGACTCGAAGTGCTTCTGCCCGCTGGGTGAGTTCGCGTTGTCCGCGCCGCGGAGCACGTTGGCGCAGTTCGAGGGGGATTATCGGGCGCACGTCGACGCGACGCAGCCGTAA
- a CDS encoding NAD(P)H-dependent oxidoreductase subunit E encodes MPEPAAVSLAVPPALPPADRLQRAFAAEIAAAVAKYPAGRQASAVLDLLYLAQSAYGRITTESIEEVANLLEMDPTQVRGVVGFYSLFKEEPHGRMVVHYCTDLPCALRGAEAFLPRVCRAFGVAKAGETSPDGLFSVEEAMCLAACDRAPMMQVNLSYFHDLTDERLDAIVADLRARAASGGSIGPPFGFGSVRDVAAAHEANEAHGTP; translated from the coding sequence ATGCCCGAACCCGCCGCCGTGTCGCTCGCTGTGCCGCCCGCCCTGCCGCCCGCCGACCGCCTCCAGCGCGCCTTCGCCGCCGAGATCGCGGCCGCGGTCGCCAAGTACCCGGCCGGCAGGCAGGCCTCGGCCGTGCTCGACCTCCTGTACTTGGCCCAGTCCGCGTACGGCCGGATCACGACCGAGTCGATCGAGGAGGTCGCGAACCTCCTCGAGATGGACCCCACCCAGGTGCGCGGCGTCGTCGGCTTCTACTCGTTGTTCAAGGAAGAGCCGCACGGCCGCATGGTCGTGCACTATTGCACGGACCTGCCGTGCGCGCTGCGCGGGGCGGAAGCGTTCCTGCCGCGCGTCTGCCGGGCGTTCGGCGTCGCCAAGGCCGGCGAGACGAGCCCGGACGGCCTGTTCTCCGTCGAGGAGGCGATGTGCCTCGCGGCGTGCGATCGGGCACCGATGATGCAGGTGAACCTGTCGTACTTTCATGACCTGACGGACGAGCGACTGGACGCGATCGTCGCTGACCTGAGGGCAAGGGCCGCATCGGGCGGGTCGATCGGGCCGCCGTTTGGGTTCGGCAGCGTGCGTGACGTCGCGGCGGCACACGAGGCGAACGAGGCGCACGGAACGCCGTAG
- a CDS encoding cupin domain-containing protein: protein MTRKVNLSAAFARFSDPWNPKIAGDINDMQIKLAKFKGEFQWHHHDDEDELFLVHKGRMRMRFRDRDEIVEPGEFIIVPRGVEHCPAALTEECEVVLIERNTTLNTGNVESERTVRALERLA from the coding sequence ATGACCCGCAAAGTCAACCTATCCGCCGCCTTCGCCCGCTTCTCCGACCCCTGGAACCCGAAGATCGCCGGCGACATCAACGACATGCAGATCAAGCTCGCCAAGTTCAAGGGCGAGTTCCAGTGGCACCACCACGACGATGAGGACGAACTCTTCCTCGTCCACAAGGGGCGCATGCGCATGCGCTTCCGCGACCGCGACGAGATTGTCGAGCCGGGCGAGTTCATCATCGTGCCGCGCGGCGTCGAGCACTGCCCCGCGGCGCTCACCGAGGAGTGCGAGGTCGTGCTGATCGAGCGGAACACGACGCTCAATACGGGCAACGTCGAGAGCGAGCGGACGGTGCGGGCGCTGGAGCGGCTTGCGTGA
- a CDS encoding alpha/beta hydrolase, translated as MPKRRRVLRWIGRGLAAAVGLVVVLGTAGAIYESSAEAADLQAYPPPGRMVDVGGHRLHIHCLGTGSPTVVIDAGWGGWSASWSSWVQPDVAKTTQVCTYDRAGMGWSEPGPLPRTAEHFSRELHILLQRAGVEGPFVLVGHSMGGLTMRTFAHAYPADVAGVVLVDSMSPSQAKPAVPGAPPLAAAPPSKLSILTLPARIGVLRLISGSPAASGVSPAVANAYTAFSVTPRSVQTTLDEGMGLPESFARAGAITSLGAVPLIVLSRGLDREADWDRWQTELLDLSSNSRQLIADTSGHNVELDQPAAAVAAIVQIVEQVRSGS; from the coding sequence TTGCCCAAGCGCCGGCGCGTCCTGCGCTGGATCGGCCGGGGCTTGGCCGCGGCCGTGGGACTCGTCGTCGTCCTCGGGACGGCCGGCGCGATCTACGAGTCGTCCGCCGAGGCCGCCGACCTACAGGCGTATCCGCCGCCCGGCCGGATGGTCGACGTCGGCGGGCACCGTCTCCACATCCACTGCCTGGGCACGGGCAGTCCGACCGTCGTGATCGACGCCGGGTGGGGCGGCTGGTCTGCGTCCTGGAGCAGCTGGGTGCAGCCGGATGTGGCCAAGACCACGCAGGTCTGCACCTATGATCGCGCCGGCATGGGCTGGAGCGAGCCAGGTCCGCTGCCGCGAACGGCGGAGCACTTCTCCCGCGAGCTGCACATCCTGCTGCAACGCGCCGGTGTGGAGGGTCCATTCGTGCTCGTTGGGCACTCGATGGGCGGCCTGACGATGCGGACATTTGCCCATGCCTATCCGGCGGACGTGGCCGGGGTGGTGTTGGTCGACTCGATGAGCCCGAGCCAGGCCAAGCCGGCCGTTCCGGGGGCGCCGCCGCTGGCGGCCGCGCCCCCGAGCAAGCTGTCGATCCTCACGCTGCCGGCGCGGATCGGCGTGCTGCGACTGATCTCCGGGTCGCCAGCGGCGTCCGGCGTGTCACCGGCGGTGGCGAACGCCTACACGGCCTTCTCGGTCACGCCGCGCTCGGTGCAGACGACGCTGGATGAAGGCATGGGATTGCCCGAGAGTTTTGCTCGGGCGGGCGCCATCACGAGCCTCGGTGCCGTACCGCTGATCGTCCTGTCGCGCGGCTTGGATCGCGAAGCGGACTGGGACCGGTGGCAGACCGAGCTGCTCGACCTATCGTCCAACAGCCGGCAGTTGATTGCGGATACGAGCGGCCACAACGTCGAGTTGGACCAGCCGGCGGCCGCTGTTGCGGCCATCGTGCAGATCGTCGAACAGGTTCGCAGCGGGTCGTAG
- the nuoH gene encoding NADH-quinone oxidoreductase subunit NuoH, translating into MDAIDLAIVAVKCLVIVAFLLTGFAYTTFLERKVIARMQQRLGPNRAGPLGLLQPAADGVKLIFKENITPVGVDRFVYFLAPIVSMVVAIMAFAVMPVADPVTVTLGGQAREIRFQLADFNVALLYVLGITSLAVYGLVLAGWASNNKFALIGGLRSAAQMVSYELAMGVALVSVVLVVGSLSMNDIVDWQVAKGLPLIVLQPVAFGIYAITAIAETNRAPFDFPEAEQELVAGYHTEYTGMRFALFFMAEYINMITVSGLAATLFLGGHHLPFVERFTGNLPWFVDIGVFLAKVFVALFVFIWIRATIPRLRYDRLMAFGWKVLLPISLANLALTAVVVAFMAR; encoded by the coding sequence ATGGACGCCATCGATCTCGCCATCGTCGCCGTCAAGTGCCTCGTCATCGTCGCATTCCTCTTGACCGGCTTCGCCTACACGACGTTCCTCGAGCGCAAGGTGATCGCCCGGATGCAGCAGCGCCTCGGCCCGAACCGCGCCGGGCCGCTCGGGCTGCTCCAGCCGGCGGCGGACGGGGTGAAGCTGATCTTCAAGGAGAACATCACGCCCGTCGGCGTCGACCGCTTCGTCTACTTCCTGGCCCCGATCGTCAGCATGGTCGTGGCGATCATGGCCTTCGCCGTGATGCCGGTGGCCGATCCCGTGACCGTGACACTCGGCGGGCAGGCGCGCGAGATCCGCTTCCAGCTGGCGGACTTCAACGTCGCGCTGCTCTACGTCCTCGGGATCACGAGCCTGGCGGTGTACGGCCTCGTGCTGGCCGGCTGGGCGTCGAACAACAAGTTCGCGCTGATCGGCGGCCTGCGCAGCGCGGCGCAGATGGTGAGCTACGAGCTGGCGATGGGCGTCGCGCTCGTCAGCGTCGTCCTCGTCGTCGGCTCGCTGTCGATGAACGACATCGTCGACTGGCAGGTGGCCAAGGGCCTGCCGCTGATCGTCCTCCAGCCGGTGGCGTTCGGCATCTATGCCATCACCGCCATCGCCGAGACGAACCGCGCGCCGTTCGACTTCCCGGAAGCCGAGCAGGAACTCGTCGCCGGCTACCACACCGAGTACACCGGCATGCGGTTCGCGCTGTTCTTCATGGCCGAGTACATCAACATGATCACCGTCAGCGGCCTGGCGGCCACGCTCTTCCTCGGCGGCCACCACCTTCCGTTCGTCGAGCGCTTCACCGGCAACCTGCCGTGGTTCGTCGACATCGGCGTCTTCCTGGCCAAGGTGTTCGTCGCCCTCTTCGTCTTCATCTGGATCCGCGCCACGATCCCCCGCCTGCGTTACGACCGCCTGATGGCGTTCGGCTGGAAGGTCCTGTTGCCCATCTCGCTGGCAAACCTGGCCCTGACCGCCGTCGTCGTCGCGTTCATGGCGCGATAG
- the nuoG gene encoding NADH-quinone oxidoreductase subunit NuoG encodes MATNGSAPKLVHVVIDGRPAAVGAGTNVVDAAHAVGVEIPIFCHHPKLVPVGMCRMCLVEVGTPGVDPATKAPLVDDAGAPVIKYFPKLMAGCTTVVSEGMHVRTETSAVTEAREAVLEFLLTSHPLDCPVCDKGGECPLQNLTMRYGPGTSRFVWGEKFHYPKPVPIGPLVALDRERCVLCARCIRFEDEIADDQVLGFENRGRGMEIVSFSDPPLDSVFSGNTTDVCPVGALTTADFRFESRVWELESRPAICPHCAVGCNVSYDTRHGQVLRVMPREHDAVNEIWLCDKGRFGHGFTTPDGRLTDPLVRDANGRLVATTWDDALTRAAEALKLAAAADGPAAIGGVAGATLANEDAYAFGRFLRAVVGTNNVDHRPKVIADDSVHRFGAGADTIVHALGAGHAIVVVGLDAEAEAPVLFLSLNKARRQGAALVTLSTAPQKLDRHAAHLRAVPGAEATLLAALVRAALEAAHEPVEGAAAPSAAAKSLADRLADHGPAAVHGVHPVDPDAVAQAGKALAAADTVLWVYGQSAVDAGLVPLMAAYAAATGRHGRAGAGLVAVGRHANSQGAADMGLAPDRLPGHARVDDAAARERLAAVWPSLPSAEPGLDARAMLAGGVRALYVLGTDPVGDDPTLDVHANGVRTLIVQDLYLTPTAEQADIVLPAQSAAERDGTFTSFLRRVQRTYAAVDPVGHARADWKVLRDLAARYGDAEAFGTPSDVFDEIARAVPAYAGLSYAALGPSSRTAPKDVFLPFAPLTEARAVSYIGTRYENRHGIGAAWLTPAEAAFVEGDTAEHEAVAADVPVDAFAADALDRASDGDLVLIPTTILFDTGRLVASSTVLHPLVPRPHVAFSPFDALQRGLVEGGRVRVTGAGGTFEAEVVVQDGVTPGTALAPESLGVAVRAAVGGGRAGRVRVESIAPGNADEALASTLPTATTALAPPGPA; translated from the coding sequence ATGGCCACGAACGGTTCCGCCCCCAAGCTCGTCCACGTCGTGATCGACGGCCGCCCGGCCGCCGTTGGCGCCGGCACGAACGTCGTCGACGCGGCGCACGCGGTCGGCGTCGAGATCCCGATCTTCTGCCACCACCCCAAGCTCGTGCCGGTCGGCATGTGCCGGATGTGCTTGGTCGAGGTCGGCACGCCGGGCGTCGATCCGGCCACGAAGGCGCCGCTCGTCGACGACGCGGGGGCGCCCGTCATCAAGTACTTCCCGAAGCTCATGGCCGGCTGCACGACCGTCGTCAGCGAGGGCATGCACGTCCGGACCGAGACGTCGGCCGTCACGGAAGCGCGCGAGGCCGTGCTCGAGTTCCTGCTCACCAGCCACCCGCTGGACTGCCCGGTGTGCGACAAGGGCGGCGAGTGCCCGCTCCAGAACCTGACGATGCGCTACGGCCCCGGCACGAGCCGCTTCGTCTGGGGCGAGAAGTTCCATTACCCCAAGCCCGTGCCCATCGGCCCGCTCGTCGCCCTCGACCGCGAGCGCTGCGTCCTGTGCGCCCGCTGCATCCGCTTCGAGGACGAGATCGCCGACGACCAGGTCCTCGGGTTCGAGAACCGCGGCCGCGGGATGGAGATCGTCAGCTTCTCCGATCCGCCGCTGGACTCGGTCTTCAGCGGCAACACGACGGACGTCTGCCCCGTCGGTGCGCTCACGACGGCCGACTTCCGGTTCGAGTCCCGCGTCTGGGAGCTCGAGAGCCGCCCGGCCATCTGCCCGCACTGCGCCGTCGGCTGCAACGTCAGCTACGACACCCGCCATGGCCAGGTCCTGCGCGTCATGCCCCGCGAGCACGACGCCGTCAACGAGATCTGGCTGTGCGACAAGGGCCGCTTCGGCCACGGCTTCACGACGCCCGACGGCCGCCTGACGGACCCGCTCGTGCGCGACGCCAACGGCCGGCTCGTCGCGACGACGTGGGACGATGCCCTCACCCGTGCCGCCGAAGCGCTCAAGCTCGCGGCCGCGGCCGATGGCCCCGCGGCCATCGGCGGCGTGGCCGGCGCGACGCTCGCGAACGAGGACGCCTACGCCTTCGGCCGCTTCCTGCGCGCCGTCGTCGGCACGAACAACGTCGACCATCGCCCCAAGGTGATCGCCGACGACAGCGTGCACCGCTTCGGCGCCGGCGCCGACACGATCGTCCACGCGCTGGGCGCCGGCCACGCGATCGTCGTCGTCGGCCTGGACGCCGAGGCCGAGGCGCCGGTGCTGTTCCTCAGCCTGAACAAAGCCCGCCGCCAAGGCGCGGCGCTCGTCACGCTGTCGACCGCGCCGCAGAAGCTCGACCGCCACGCGGCCCACCTGCGCGCCGTGCCGGGCGCCGAAGCGACGCTGCTGGCCGCGCTCGTCCGCGCCGCCCTCGAGGCGGCGCACGAACCCGTCGAGGGCGCCGCCGCGCCAAGCGCCGCGGCCAAGTCGCTCGCCGATCGCTTGGCCGATCACGGCCCCGCCGCCGTGCACGGCGTCCACCCGGTCGATCCCGACGCCGTGGCACAGGCCGGCAAGGCCCTCGCCGCGGCCGACACCGTCCTGTGGGTCTACGGCCAGTCGGCCGTCGATGCCGGCCTCGTGCCGCTGATGGCCGCGTACGCCGCCGCCACCGGCCGGCACGGCCGCGCCGGCGCCGGGTTGGTGGCCGTCGGGCGGCACGCGAACAGCCAAGGTGCGGCGGACATGGGCCTTGCCCCCGACCGCCTGCCCGGCCACGCGCGCGTCGACGACGCGGCGGCGCGCGAACGGCTCGCCGCCGTCTGGCCGTCGCTGCCGTCCGCCGAGCCCGGTCTGGACGCACGGGCGATGCTGGCCGGGGGCGTCCGGGCGCTGTACGTGCTCGGCACGGACCCCGTCGGCGACGACCCGACGCTCGACGTGCACGCGAACGGCGTCCGAACGCTGATCGTCCAGGACCTCTATTTGACCCCGACGGCCGAGCAGGCCGACATCGTCCTGCCCGCCCAGTCGGCGGCGGAGCGCGACGGCACGTTCACGTCCTTCCTGCGCCGCGTCCAGCGCACGTACGCCGCCGTCGACCCGGTCGGGCATGCCCGCGCCGACTGGAAGGTGCTGCGCGATCTGGCGGCACGCTACGGCGACGCCGAGGCGTTCGGCACGCCGTCCGACGTGTTCGACGAAATTGCGCGCGCCGTGCCCGCCTACGCCGGCCTCAGCTACGCCGCGCTCGGGCCTTCGTCGCGAACGGCCCCCAAGGACGTCTTCCTGCCGTTCGCCCCGCTGACCGAGGCGCGCGCGGTGAGCTACATCGGCACGCGCTACGAGAACCGACACGGCATCGGCGCGGCTTGGCTCACGCCGGCCGAGGCGGCGTTCGTCGAAGGTGACACGGCGGAGCATGAGGCCGTCGCTGCCGACGTTCCCGTTGACGCCTTCGCCGCCGACGCCCTCGACCGCGCGTCGGACGGCGACCTCGTCCTGATCCCGACCACGATCCTGTTCGACACCGGTCGCCTCGTCGCCTCGTCCACCGTTCTCCACCCCCTCGTCCCGCGCCCCCACGTCGCGTTCAGCCCATTCGACGCCCTCCAGCGTGGCCTCGTCGAGGGCGGGCGCGTGCGGGTGACGGGTGCGGGCGGAACGTTCGAGGCCGAGGTCGTCGTGCAGGACGGCGTGACGCCGGGCACGGCGCTGGCGCCGGAGAGCCTCGGCGTCGCGGTCCGCGCGGCCGTCGGCGGCGGGCGGGCGGGGCGGGTGCGCGTCGAGTCGATCGCCCCTGGCAACGCCGACGAGGCGTTGGCTTCGACGTTGCCCACGGCGACCACCGCCCTCGCTCCCCCGGGACCCGCGTGA
- a CDS encoding isochorismatase family protein, whose amino-acid sequence MTTLPDRPDTALLVVDVQNEVVANAYRRDEVIENIRTLIERARGLRVPVIWVQHADDNMPEGSDGWQYVPELQRQGSEPLVGKRYGDAFEDTKLESELNRLHVGRLVVAGAQTDACIRATLHGAFTRGYDTLLVADAHTTEDLSEYGMPPPDKVIAHTNMYWTWQDGPGRTASVVEAADVDFQAGEQGSS is encoded by the coding sequence ATGACCACCCTGCCCGACCGTCCCGACACCGCCCTGCTGGTCGTGGACGTGCAGAACGAGGTCGTGGCCAACGCCTATCGCCGCGACGAGGTGATCGAGAACATCCGCACCCTGATCGAACGAGCCCGCGGCCTGCGGGTGCCGGTGATCTGGGTGCAGCACGCCGACGACAACATGCCGGAGGGCAGCGACGGTTGGCAGTACGTGCCTGAGCTGCAGCGGCAGGGTTCCGAGCCGCTGGTGGGCAAGCGGTACGGCGACGCCTTCGAGGACACGAAACTGGAGTCCGAGCTGAACCGGCTGCATGTCGGGCGGCTCGTCGTTGCCGGTGCGCAGACGGATGCCTGCATACGGGCGACCCTGCACGGGGCGTTCACACGCGGCTACGACACGCTCCTGGTTGCCGACGCGCATACCACGGAGGACCTGTCGGAGTACGGGATGCCCCCGCCCGACAAGGTCATCGCCCACACGAACATGTACTGGACGTGGCAGGACGGTCCTGGGCGTACGGCGTCCGTGGTCGAAGCGGCCGACGTTGACTTTCAGGCGGGGGAGCAGGGATCGTCGTAA